The Daphnia pulicaria isolate SC F1-1A chromosome 12, SC_F0-13Bv2, whole genome shotgun sequence genome contains a region encoding:
- the LOC124316770 gene encoding uncharacterized protein LOC124316770: MKRLDVLQILAERNERRKRELELNGLPSESNDSLPITPNFSDSILVESSSQSASSQSSRQEELNHATVLDIFDDTQVYRFYSEDEVNYSWLDKDLGIEDVPKMSSSDLVNYLRSEIKGNQLQRSLKTCKLSCRYLFFLMSVTTSKDLAEVCLKILSEKISDKTQQFCIEVPDLLLVLMNFGTVQSKLWPAASDISFPRPFRKFSMNSFDSEKHHVPFPRFLFGENIVSLEFQCENISLFFRERENWNVQPLAKPLHGQFYSWRHFSNSQNQRHYITYT; encoded by the exons ATGAAG AGACTAGATGTTCTTCAAATCTTGGCAGAaaggaatgaaagaagaaaacgcgAACTGGAGCTCAATGGTTTACCGTCAGAAAGCAATGATTCTTTGCCCATAACCCCAAATTTTTCAG ACTCCATCCTCGTTGAATCATCATCTCAGAGTGCTTCGTCACAAAGCAGTAGACAGGAAGAATTAAATCATGCTACAGTTCTGGATATTTTTGATGACACACAAGTTTATCGTTTTTATTCAGAAG ACGAAGTAAATTATTCTTGGCTTGATAAAGATCTGGGTATTGAAGATGTTCCAAAGATGTCTTCTTCAGATTTGGTGAACTATTTGCGGTCAGAAATAAAG ggcAATCAATTACAACGATCACTGAAAACCTGCAAATTATCATGTAGATATTTGTTCTTTCTAATGTCAGTGACAACAAGCAAAGATTTGGCAGAAGTGTGTCTTAAGATTCTTTCAGAAAAAATATCTGATAAAACTCAACAATTCTGTATTGAAGTGCCTGACCTACTTCTAGTCCTGATGAATTTTGGTACTGTTCAAAGCAAGCTTTGGCCTGCGGCTTCGgacatttcttttcctcgCCCATTCCGGAAATTTTCCATGAACAGTTTCGATTCGGAAAAACATCATGTCCCTTTCCCTCGCTTTCTATTTGGAGAAAATATTGTCTCTCTTGAGTTTCAATGTGAAAACATATCCCTATTTTTCCGAGAACGAGAAAATTGGAATGTGCAACCTCTTGCTAAACCTTTACATGGCCAATTTTATAGCTGGAGACACTTTTCTAACTCTCAAAATCAGAGACATTATATCACGTATACTTGA